The following coding sequences lie in one Hyphobacterium sp. CCMP332 genomic window:
- a CDS encoding UrcA family protein, with amino-acid sequence MKKTILALAAAGALAAPAFGAGDIFQFAAETSDLENTQSVSQLYERLDMAVMEYCADLVDEPQLDACHTQVLDAVVAQFNSADLMARHERATGASDNVELAARDDGV; translated from the coding sequence ATGAAAAAGACAATTCTTGCTCTGGCCGCAGCGGGCGCATTGGCCGCTCCGGCTTTCGGGGCCGGTGACATCTTCCAGTTTGCCGCCGAAACGTCTGATCTCGAAAACACGCAAAGCGTATCTCAGCTATACGAGCGGCTGGATATGGCCGTAATGGAATACTGCGCAGACCTGGTCGATGAGCCGCAGCTGGACGCTTGCCACACGCAGGTTCTCGACGCCGTGGTCGCGCAATTCAACAGCGCCGATCTTATGGCCAGGCATGAACGGGCAACCGGCGCATCAGACAATGTTGAACTGGCCGCCCGGGATGATGGCGTCTGA